Proteins found in one Methylobacter sp. S3L5C genomic segment:
- the tatA gene encoding twin-arginine translocase TatA/TatE family subunit codes for MGFISIWHWVIVLLLVFLLFGTKKLRNAGSDLAAALKGFKKEILDDTESEKLPEEDIKPEKPSTNSH; via the coding sequence ATGGGTTTTATTTCAATATGGCATTGGGTAATTGTGCTTCTACTGGTTTTTCTCTTATTTGGAACTAAAAAACTAAGAAATGCAGGTTCTGACTTGGCTGCTGCTTTAAAAGGTTTCAAGAAAGAAATTCTTGACGATACTGAGTCTGAAAAGTTACCCGAGGAAGATATCAAGCCTGAAAAACCTTCTACCAATTCTCACTAA
- a CDS encoding WlaTC/HtrL family glycosyltransferase: MNDITLVTGLFDIGRGQKIDQLADYQQRPFEEYLISFERILALDAQMCVYIEPRYEDFVWRHRDPKQTRVIIRDLDYFRTQFPFYADIQRIRLDPKWRERAGWLAESPQANLELYNPVVMSKMGMLNDQQLLNPFGSDRYLWIDAGLERTCGGYLDAPHWISRITSLLERFLFVCFPYIGSTEIHGFERDAMAKLANTDYIRRVARGGVFGGSRKYIAQANALYYRLLEQSFAQDEMGTEESIFSIMSYLKPEHYDRFEIADNGLIGPLFEALDSGNVPLIRTENLVPGIAKVPVNSPAKDSQHNFTQQRDCKDLSTACYILTFNQPRQLQMLIDSWQQQSDFFRKSKVYIIDNSTREDALQENGKICQANDFIQLLPAKGNIGICGGRQLAAELFEASMHDYMFFLEDDMMLGSPNLPVCRAGFSTWVDGLYDKLLKIMQKENFDFIKLSFSEFYGINSDQWAWYNVPDHVRKNIWPQQSKLPELGLAEDIPPVIFNKIATLDGLAYGSGEVYYSNWPQIVGRKGNHKMFIETKWAFPYEQTWMSHMFQETHAGRLRPAVLLASPIDHQREFHYESGERVES, from the coding sequence ATGAATGATATAACATTAGTGACAGGATTGTTTGATATTGGACGTGGTCAAAAAATTGATCAGTTGGCTGATTATCAGCAAAGACCTTTTGAAGAATATCTTATCAGCTTTGAGCGTATATTAGCCCTGGATGCTCAAATGTGCGTTTATATAGAACCCCGGTATGAAGATTTCGTATGGCGACACAGGGATCCAAAACAAACCCGTGTAATTATTCGCGATTTAGACTATTTTCGTACCCAATTCCCTTTTTATGCTGACATTCAGCGTATCAGACTTGATCCTAAGTGGAGAGAAAGAGCCGGTTGGCTTGCAGAAAGTCCGCAAGCAAACTTAGAGCTTTATAATCCAGTAGTGATGAGCAAGATGGGAATGCTAAATGATCAGCAACTTCTTAATCCTTTTGGCTCAGATCGTTATCTCTGGATTGATGCCGGTTTGGAACGCACTTGTGGTGGATATCTCGATGCTCCACATTGGATTAGTCGAATTACATCACTGCTTGAGAGATTTCTTTTTGTGTGTTTTCCATACATTGGCTCAACTGAAATACATGGTTTCGAGCGCGATGCAATGGCCAAATTAGCCAATACCGACTATATTAGAAGAGTGGCTCGTGGTGGGGTCTTTGGTGGTTCTCGTAAATATATTGCACAAGCTAATGCGCTTTACTATCGCCTTCTTGAACAGAGCTTTGCTCAAGATGAAATGGGGACGGAAGAAAGTATTTTTTCAATTATGAGTTATCTTAAGCCTGAGCACTATGATCGCTTTGAAATTGCCGACAACGGCTTGATCGGACCTTTGTTTGAGGCTTTAGATAGCGGTAATGTACCCTTGATTCGAACAGAAAACCTGGTACCTGGCATTGCTAAAGTTCCTGTAAATTCGCCAGCAAAAGACTCACAACACAATTTTACACAGCAACGAGACTGCAAGGATTTATCAACAGCTTGTTACATACTTACTTTTAATCAGCCTCGACAGCTACAAATGCTCATTGATAGTTGGCAGCAACAATCAGATTTTTTCCGTAAAAGCAAAGTTTACATAATTGACAACAGCACCCGTGAAGATGCATTGCAAGAAAATGGCAAGATCTGTCAAGCAAATGATTTTATTCAATTACTCCCTGCGAAAGGTAATATTGGCATCTGTGGTGGGCGTCAGTTAGCCGCTGAATTATTTGAAGCCAGCATGCATGATTACATGTTTTTTTTAGAAGACGACATGATGTTGGGAAGTCCAAACTTACCGGTTTGCCGCGCGGGTTTTAGTACTTGGGTGGATGGGCTATATGATAAGTTGCTTAAAATAATGCAGAAAGAAAATTTTGATTTTATAAAACTCAGTTTTTCCGAGTTTTACGGGATCAACTCTGACCAATGGGCTTGGTATAATGTGCCGGATCATGTTCGGAAAAATATTTGGCCACAACAGTCAAAGTTACCCGAGCTAGGATTAGCTGAAGATATCCCCCCCGTTATTTTCAATAAAATAGCGACCCTGGACGGACTCGCTTATGGTTCAGGAGAAGTATACTACTCTAATTGGCCCCAAATTGTCGGACGCAAGGGTAACCATAAAATGTTTATCGAAACGAAATGGGCTTTCCCGTATGAACAAACGTGGATGTCGCATATGTTCCAGGAAACGCATGCGGGGCGCTTAAGACCAGCGGTGCTACTGGCTTCACCAATTGATCATCAACGTGAATTCCACTATGAATCGGGCGAGCGCGTGGAGTCATGA
- a CDS encoding PqqD family peptide modification chaperone produces MQLNLIPMRDYGCFEENIDGEIVLYSATNSQAIYLNESASLIWQLIDQKNTVGDIISLLSAAYPEVIDLKYDVLSTLEVLFQHGVIRLI; encoded by the coding sequence ATGCAGTTAAACTTAATTCCCATGCGTGATTACGGTTGCTTTGAAGAGAATATCGATGGTGAAATTGTGTTGTATTCTGCTACCAATTCACAAGCTATTTATTTAAATGAATCTGCTTCTTTAATTTGGCAATTAATAGACCAAAAAAATACCGTTGGCGATATCATTTCATTATTATCTGCGGCTTATCCAGAGGTAATCGATTTAAAGTACGATGTACTTAGTACACTAGAGGTATTGTTTCAACATGGCGTCATTCGTCTTATATGA